The nucleotide window agtccctcaagcccaatgtgctggcagctcactcacggctggtgggctggcagttcactcacggctattccttgaaattccatttcaagcagggtgcaaggccaccaaaattcaaatgcagtttcatacaatttcatgcagggtgcaacaccacattcaaatgcagtttcataccatttcaggcagggtgcaaggccaccatattcaaatgcagtgtcataccatttcaagccaggtgaaaccaccataaaaccacacaaaacaccacacaaagttcagtagacattcagtgcgttcagttgattcacagttcagacagttgtgacctctcactcccccatcatacagaaactgagccacacccacacttccgggttttataatctctcccccttccaccggaaaaggtgtggccttcatggtgtgattgacaggagagagattctcaacatttttaaaacccaAACAACCACTAGCAGTGCATTTTTTCTTCAgcctaaacaaccatttgcagtgcatttttacttcatcccaaacaaccattagtagtgcatttttacttcaacccaaacaaccattcgcagtgcatttttacttcattagcagtggattcttggggtggcagctcagtcccttgagcccgatgtgctggcagctcactcacagctggtgggctggcagttcactcacggctattccttgaaattacatttcaagcagagtgcaaggccaccaaattcaaatttattttcctaccatttcaagcagggtgtaaggccaccaaattcaagtgcagtttcttacctcttcgagcagggtgcaaggccacaaaattcaaatgcaatttcatacaatttcaagcaaggtgaaaccaccataaaaccgcacaggagagagattctcaacattttttaaacactaacaacactaacaaccattagcagtgcatttttacttcattagcagtgcatttttacttcattagcagtgcatttttacttcgttagcagtgcatttttacttcgttagcagtgcatttttacttcgttagcagtgcatttttacttcaaaccaaccatattttcattttcaaaccacattaagggcactcacagttgaatagacatgtgttcagtgttattcagagctcagatagATGTGacagcttcctccatcttgcagagactgagtgaggcacaccacttcctggttttatagtccctccccctccctccagcaggggcagcagagagaatggcaaattatttaaaaacattaatatctctctgacttttcatcgatgggaaaatcctccggtcccggaaggcggaggggggctcagagcgaggtggccaaaaatgacggccgtgggTGGCGCCGTTctttcggaaatcgcagcacagcgagccaaaagcggtcaagataagacttttagtaatatagattcaaAGGTATCACTAAACTCACAACACAAGTTTAATCAGTAATTTTTTAATGAAAAACCATCGAATGCACCAATTATAATTACTGTACATTGACAAATTACAACTGACGTTAGTGACAAAGCTTTACAACTTGTAAAGGTATATTTACTGGACAGTGAATATTCAAGATTGCAGTTTAGAAAATCTTTACATCACATGATCAACACATCACAGTACtaaagaaaataaaaatgtttatacttctttcttcttaattatcAATGGACCCACGTTATCTCCGGTCAGGTCATTGTGCTTCTTGTGAGATCCGTCACATACAGGAAACTAGAAAATAAATGAAACCACTCAGATTCGGTCCCAGCTCAAAGCAGGCTCACAGCTTCTTCTAGTGCCCCAAGGTAATGAATgaccagtttggtttagtttagagatatagcatggaaacaggcccttaatcccaccaagttcacaccaaccaacgatcacccgttcattctaattctatattatcccactttctcatctactccctaaacactagggacaatttacagagggtcaattaacctacaaaaaaccCTCATGCgggtggaaaccggagtacccggagaaaacccatgcggtcacagggagaacgtacaaactccatacagacaggacccgaggactggattgaacccggttctgtgGTCTGCAAGGtagctgcgccactgcgctggACTGCTTTCACAGTTGAAGTGTTACTCTCAACTTTCTTGTATAGGTAATACCAGGCATAGATGGAACCCGTTCAGTCCATCTCAGAATTCCTTCCTGAACCCAGTGTAGCAGGTCAGCTGGCTTTATCATTAAATGCAGAGGGAAGGGAATGCCCTCATTGGGAAGGGTACTTCGTACAAGATTGGGACATCACGATGCATCTGAACAAGtcgttgatgagaccacacttggagtaaagtgtgcagttctggtcaccctgctacaggaaggatgacaTTAAGTTGGAagggatgcagaagagattcaccaggatgttacctgggcttgacttatggggagaggttggataggctggaacTTTTCTCTTTGGAGCGTTGGAGCGttggaggccgaggggtgacgttattgaggtgtacaagatcaggaGGGCATGGATAACgctcagtctttttcccccaggatagaggattctaaaactagagggcacaggcttaaggtgagaaggagagatttaagagggacctcaggggaaaCCTTTCCACTCAGAAGATAGTTTGAATCTGgttcgagctgccagaagaagctatagaagcagatacaattataattttaaaaaatacatttggacagatatatggataggaacgagtttagagggatacgagccaaattggactagcccaatatgccaatgGTCAGCATATTGGGCTAGTGGGTCACGGCTCTATCCTGGAGGGACAGGAGGCCAAGCTTACAGTGGGTGAACCATGTTTTCCCTGTTCCTGTCATCACATGGACGCTGTACTGAGGATGCATATGGGCAAGTGTTCTGCATTCAATCCCAAGCTGGGGTTTTTAGTCTCGAATGTGAGGAACATGCCCGAGCTCAGATGGGCAGATGGGGGCGTCTGATCTGCAGTGAGAAAACAAGTTCAGCAGAGCTCTCCTTACCGTCTTGGATCGCCAACACCGGCAGTAGGCTGCCTTGGTGAACTGCAGGTCCTCGATGTTGATCTCATTCACCACCTTGGGATTTTCCTTCTGGATCTTCAGGTTGATCAAGCTATCCTTCTGCTGCTTCTTCCGGgaaatgaagggccgaatggccaggtACCCCAGCAGTGCCAGGACACCGAGAAACGGCAGCAGCCGCAGCCATTCTACAACTGGAAGCAACAAAACGCTCACATCAAACAGAAGCTAGACTGGATTTCCAGTGGTCGAAAGAGGCAGAGATTACATCAACAATACGAGAGCCTGAAATTAAACTTCTACTGTTAAACAGTCATaccagcggaaacaggcccttctgccctatgcatccatgccgatcaacatgccctatctgagatagtcccacctgcctgcgttttccccttatccctctaaacctcttccATCCATGTTTCTGTCCAAGTATCTGtggggtattttttttttttttacacacacacagggtggtgactGTCTGGAAAGTGCTGCTGGGGGTGGCACATGAAGGCAGaaggattaatttaatttaatttgttcagcatgtttagcacagacatttgAGCtgaaaagtgtgtaggaaggaactacagacactggtttaaacgaagatagacagaaaaagctggagtaactcagtgggacaggcagaaggaatgggtgacgtttcgggtagagacccttcttcagactggttagggataagggaaacgagagatataaatggtgatgtggggagataaagaacaatgaatgaaagaaatgcaaaaaaagtaacgatgataaaggaaacaaaccattgttagccgtttgttgggtgaaaatgagaatctAGTTTGACTTGGGTGGtggtgggatagagagagagggaatgccggggctacctgaagtgggagaaatcaatattcataccactgggctgtaagctgcccaagcgaaatatgagatgctgttcctccaatttgcattcagcttcactctgacaatggaggagaccgaggacagaaaggtctgtgacagaaagagaattaaagtgtttagcaaccaggcgatcaggttggttcatgcggactaagtgttccgtgaaacgatcgcccagtctgcgttaggtctcgccgatgtataagaggccacgtcttgaacaacggatacagtagatgaggttggaggaggtgcaagtgaacctctgcctaacctgaaaggactggcggggtccctggacagagtcgagggaggaggtatagggacaagtgttgcatctcctgcggttgcgatcctggggaggggttggtttgggtgggaagggatgagttaaccagggagttgcggagggaacggtctctgcagaaggcggaaaggagtggagatggtaaaatgtgactagtggtgggatcccgttggaggtgacagaaattttggaggattatgtgttgtatgcgacggcttatggggtggaaggtgaggactaagggGACTGTCTCTGTTAcgactggggggagggtgggcaaGGGCAGAACTGCGCGGTACCGAGGAGaaacgagtgagggcctcatctttgatgggagaggggaacctaaAGAAAGAGGACGACATCTTGGATGTTCTAATAGgggacacctcatcttgggcgcagatgcggcatggACGGAGAAATTAGGAGTAggagatagagtctttgcagaaagtagggtgggaaaaagtgtagtcgagatagttgtgggagtcagtgagtttgtaataaacgtcagtcaatagtctatttcttgtgatggagataatgagatcaagaaaggggagggaggtgtcggagatggtccaagtaaatttgagtgcaggatgaaaattggtggtgaagttgatgaagtccgtgagttctgcatgggtgcaggaggtagcaccgatgcagtcaatgtaacggagatagagtttggcgatacagccagtgtacgcctggaacagggattgttcaacgtaccctacaaagaggcagccatagctggggcccatacgggtggtcatagctacgccttggacttggaggaagtgggaggagtcaaaggagagctGAAAAGATCTATTCTTGGTCAGATTCTGGACTGTACTTACCAGCAGTGCCTTAACCCACAGAGACAGACCTACAGGCCCTGCTCATCGGTTTTAAATTAGCaatttaacaaaaataaacagtTATCTTTCTCAAG belongs to Leucoraja erinacea ecotype New England chromosome 1, Leri_hhj_1, whole genome shotgun sequence and includes:
- the cisd2 gene encoding CDGSH iron-sulfur domain-containing protein 2 — protein: MVLDALARIVKVQLPAYLKRIPLPSSLHGFTQLTVVEWLRLLPFLGVLALLGYLAIRPFISRKKQQKDSLINLKIQKENPKVVNEINIEDLQFTKAAYCRCWRSKTFPVCDGSHKKHNDLTGDNVGPLIIKKKEV